From Helicobacter anatolicus:
GCTGTAATGCTCATTATCAATACGTTTGCTAAAGAAAAAGAGGTGGTAATTTCTCGTGGAGAACTCGTAGAAATTGGAGGAAGTTTTAGAATCCCTGAGGTTATCAAACAATCAGGAGCTAAATTAATTGAGGTAGGCGCTACCAATAAAACGCATCTAAAAGACTATCAAAATGCCATCAATGAAGAAACCACTATGCTTTTAAAAGTACACCAAAGCAATTTTTCTCAGACTGGCTTTGTGCAGCATGTAGACTTCAAAGAGATTAAGGAACTAGCACAAAAACATAATATTATTGACTATTATGATGTAGGAAGTGGATATATCAAAGGAATTTCTTGCAATGAACCTTCCTTAATTGAAATTGCAAAACTTTCCCCATCTCTTGTGAGCTTTAGTGGTGATAAACTTCTAGGTGGACCTCAAGCAGGAATTATTTTTGGTAAAACACACTTAATTGAAAAACTCAAAAAAAATCATTTATTGCGCGCATTGCGTATTGATAAAATTAGTCTAATTTTCTTACAAGAAACACTTCTTGCATATCTTCATAACTCCCTACAAGAAATCCCTACAATAGCATTGCTAAATCAAGATACAAAAGAAATTTTACAAAAAGCTAAAGATCTCTTAGAGCTTCTTAAAAATCTTAAAAATTTCTCCACACAAATTATACCTACCACCTCAAAAGCTGGGGGTGGTAGCCTTCCAGATATGATTTTTGATTCTTATGCAATAGCACTACAACACAATCACAAAAATGTACAAAACCTTAGTGTCAAACTACGATTGCAAGGTCTTATAGCAAGAATCAAAAATAACCAAATTTTGCTTGATTTACGATGTATTAATCAAGAACATTTTGCAAAAATACAAAATATTTTAAAAGATCTTGATTAAATTAATAAATCTCTGTCCCAATCCCACCGCTTGTAAAAAGCTCTAAAAGCAAAGAATGTTTGATTCTGCCATCAATAATATGAGCTTTTTGTACATTATTTTTTGTGCATTCAAAGCAAGATTGCAATTTAGGTATCATTCCACCCGTGATAACATTTTCTTTTTTTAAAGTTTCAAAAAGTTCCTTATCAAGTGTTGGAATTAGTTTACTATTTTGATCGAGCACTCCTTTAATATCTGTCAAGAAAATAATCTTTGATGCATTTATTGCTTTAGCTATTTCACAAGCCACATAATCTGCATTAATATTAAATCCTTCATGTTTTAAACTCTCTCCATATGCAATTGGTGCAATCACTGGCACAAAACCACCATCTAAAAGCAAATATATAAGGCTAGGGTCCACTTTTGTAATTTTGCCTGTATAATTTCCACTTTCACTTACCGCACCAAACAAGTGCCCATCTTTGCCACTAATCCCCACAGCCCTCGCTCCATTTGTATTAAGAAAATCGCAAAGCTCTTTATTAATATTTCCACTCAAAACCATTTCAACAACAGGCATTGCCTCTTGACTTGTTACACGTACACCATCAACAAACTCACTAGCAATCTCTAAACGATCTAGCATTTCATTGATACTTCTACCACCTCCATGCACAATCACCACTTTAATTCCCAATAAATGCAACAAAGCAATATCTTTCGCAAAACTAAGCTTTAAATCGGGATTAATTTGTGCAGCACCACCATATTTAATCACCATAACTTGATTTTGAAACTGCCGTATAAAAGGAAGAGAATCTAATAAAATATTAATAATATTGCTAGAATTCACAAACCATCTCCAAGGAATAAAATATTTTTAAATTATACAAAAATTACATTGTAAAATACAAAACTAGTCTATCAACCCAAACTTACAAAATAATCTTCTCGTATTTTTAAATTAAACCTTAATTACAAAAATTCAATATTTTTTTACCTTAGGTAACTTTTTTACCTTTTTTATTAAAAATTGCAAAAATTATTTTATATATTTTCAAGGAAAATAATACAATAGAGGAACTTATTCTTGGAGGAGCAATAATGAAAATTATATGTTTGGATGCAAAAACCCTAGGTGATGTAAATCTAGATTCTTTAAAAGAATATGGAGAGTTTATCTCCTACCCCACAACCTCTACACAAGAGATTTATGAAAGAATCCAAGATGCTACGATAGTTCTCACAAATAAAGTTCCTTTAAAAAAAGAAATTTTACAACAATGCCCGCATTTAAAACTTATCGCGATCATGGCAACAGGAATGGATATTGTTGATGTTGCCTATGCACAAGAACAAGGAATCGTAGTAAAAAATGTTGCGGGATATTCTACAAAAAGTGTTGCACAACATACGCTAGTTTTAGCCTTAAATCTTTTATCAAATCTTTCATACTATGATACTTATTGCAAAAGTGGAGACTGGACAAAAAGTGATATTTTTACCCATGTTCAAGATGGATTAGCACAACTTGATTCTAAACAATGGGGGATTATAGGGCTAGGAAGCATTGGCAAAGAGGTAGCAAAATTAGCAGAAGCTTTTGGTGCACAAATCTCTTATGCCTCTATTAGTCAAAATAAACAAGATACCCATTATACTTATAAAGATCTTGACACATTACTTAAAACCTCAGATATTATTTCTATCCATTCTCCTCTAACAACTCAAACAAAAGATTTGCTTAATGCCAAAAAACTTGCTCTACTCAAAGATAAGGCTGTGCTTATCAATGTAGGACGCGGAGGAATTGTCAATGAAGAAGATATAGCAAAAGAACTTCTAATGCGTGAAATTTATTTTGGTACAGATGTCTTAGAAAAAGAACCTATGCAAAAAAATCACCCTTTTTTAAACCCCTTATTGCATAAAAAAATCATTATTACTCCTCACATTGCTTGGGCTTATGAAAATTCAAAGAATATTTTAGTGCAAAAGACTTTACAAAATGTTAAAGACTTTCTACAGGAATAACAAATTCCTTTTTTTGTTATAATGTGACGTAATTTTGTAATTTTGAGGAATTTAATGAAACTGAAAAAGGCGTTTTTTTCTGAAACAAAGCGTTATGTCACCGGTGTTATTTTAATTGCAATTTTGGCATCATGCATCTTAATAGATATTATTTTAGATAATGTTATTTTTACATGGATTATACTTGGTGTTTCTTTTTTACTCGGTTTTAAAGAAGCTCTAAGACTTTTTGAATGTAAAGAATCTTATGTCCCCTATCTTTGCCTTGCAATTGTTTTATGGTGCTATACGTTCTTTTTCGAAACTTCTATAGAATCTGCATTGTTTTTTACAATGATTTTGGCTGGAATTCTTGCCTATAAACAGAAAATTACCCCCAAAGCTATTTTAGCTTTCATTTACCCCACCATACCTTTTATCATCCTTTTTACTCTTTATAGAGATTTTGGAGTTTTCATTATTGTATGGCTTATTCTTATTATTGCAATATGTGATAGTGCTGCATATTTTGGAGGAAGAATATTTGGCAAAACACCACTAAGTCCCACAAGTCCCAAAAAAACAATAGAAGGCGTAATTATAGGAACTCTTTTTTCTGTTGTTACGGGGGGAATTTTTGGCACATATTTCCTTAACTATAATTTATTTTTTGCATTTTTTATCAGTCTTATCATAGCAATTTCTGGCATACTAGGTGACTTATTTGAAAGTTATCTCAAACGTAAAGCCAATCTCAAGGATAGTGGCAATATTCTTCCAGGACACGGCGGAATCCTTGATCGTTTTGATGCTATTTTATTTGGTGCGGTTACCATGCACTACATTCTACCTTCTTTTTTACCTAACAAATCTAATAGTTTATTTTTACTTGGGAATCTTTAATGATTTTATTAGGCAGCACAGGATCTATTGGTACACAAACTCTAAAAATTGCAAAAGCCTTTAATTTGCAAGTTGAGGTGCTTTGTGCAGGAAAAAATATATCCCTACTCAATCAACAAATCCAAACCTTTGATCCAAAAATTGTTGTAATTGCCGATAAAAATGATCTCCCCAAACTTCAAGCAAAAAATTGTAAAGTTTTATTTGGTATGGATGGAATCTTAGAAGCAATTAGAAACTCTCAATCTTCACTTGTAGTCAATGCTCTTGTTGGTTTATCAGGATTACGCCCTAGTCTTTATGCAAAAACATATCAAAAAACCCTCGCACTTGCCAATAAGGAAAGCTTAGTTAGTGGAGGATGGCTCTTTGATGATTATCCCATCATTCCAATAGATAGCGAACATTTTGGAATCTGGTATCTTTTAAATAATCGCCCCATAAAAGAACTTGTTATCACTGCAAGTGGTGGGGCTTTTAGAGATATGACTCTAGATTTAATCTATCAACAAACAAAAGAAAATGCACTTAAGCATCCCAACTGGAAAATGGGACATAAAATCACGATTGATTCTGCTACCATGGTCAACAAACTTTTTGAACTTCTTGAAACAAAATGGCTTTTTAACACCTCTAGAGTTTCTGCCATTATTGAAAAAAGCTCAAGTGTCCATGCATTAATACATTTTATAGATGGTTCAATGACTGCACACTTTTCTCTGCCTGATATGGCACTACCTATTGCCTATGCCCTAGACCCCAAAAAAGCTACACAAGAAAACATTATTCCCTCATTTCCACTAGAAAAACTAAAAAATTTACATTTTGAATCTATTGATATCCAAAGATATCCTATTTGGCAAATCAAGCAAGAATTACTCAACAATCCAAAACTCGGAGCAATCCTTAATAGCGCAAATGATATTTTAGTACATGCATTTTTGGAGAATAAAATTCTCTTTGGACAAATCGCAGAGAATCTTCTTAAAATTATCGAGAAATTCTACAATCACACTCAAAATCTCAATGATATTGATTCTATTTTTTCTCTACATCAAGAAATTAAACAACAAATTACTAAAACATTGGATCTATAATGAAACTAAAAACTATCTTTCTCTACTTATGCACTTTTATTTTTGCAAAAGATTTTAGTATAGAATTTACAGAATATAGCAAGTTTGGTTTCAATCATAGTCCAATCGACTATGCCAAAGGCACTTATCCTACAGAAAGTTTTGGAACAATTTATAGTGCAATCAATTACAACAAAATACTTGATAACGGCTTTAGTTTTGGTGCAAGTTTTGCATTTGGAGGATTGATTTTTGATGACACAAAAAACAATCCTGACACAAAAGGTGGATTAGCTTATAAATATGTAGGCTACAATAGTGGATTTTTAGGTAATATCAAGGCTACCCCAAGCAATACTCAAAATTATTTTATAAAAGATCTTTATTTTGGATATAAAAACGATTCCTTTAGTATCCAGGTGGGGCGTTTCCTCCTAAAAAGTACGGAATGGCTCACTGGAAGACATGCAGCTATAGAAATGCATTATAAAAAAGGAATTACTGATAATTACATCACAGTTAGTGAAAAAAAATCAAGTTATGGGGGTAAGTGGCTAAAAACATATCGCTTTATCAATGGCACCAAAATGCCAGCCGTGATCCTAGGTAGCAAAATCACACCAAAAAATTTTCTCATTCATACTTATTTACAATTCCAACTCACTCGCTATATCGCTCCAGGAATCCACCTAGGATATAAAAAAAATATTTCTCAAAAACTTAGTAGCCATACAGATTTTTATATATTAGCACCTTTTCATTTCCAAGAAGGAAGAGACAAACTCTCTAGCTATGATACAGGAGATGCTCCCATTATAGGAATGATTGACCCTAAAAGCCCTTATTTATACGGCTATCAAGGTAGAAAAGTAGGAAAAGGGGGCGTGGTTCTTACCCTCAAACAAAGCTTTGATATTTCTTCAGAAACTATGGGGAAACACAATCTTGGTTTCCAACTATATGGCACAATAAATAATCCCAATGCCTTTGTAGGAAACAATGGAAACCCCATTGGAATTGATGCTAAAGATAATACAATCTATGATCGTGGTACAGCAAATAATGGACTTTTTGACCCTGATTCTTTCAGTGCAATTTTTTTCTGGGCTAAAAAAGGAGAAAAATATACTATTAAAATTCTCAATCGCACAACTACATCAAGAAGAGTTTTTGAAGAAAGTCTTTCTATTGGTACTACTTATAATATTGCCAAAAACCTCAATATTGGTATCAATTTAACTATTTTTGAAGTCTATACCCATAAAAATTATAAAATCTATAAAACATATTTGCAACATTCACGCTGGGATGATCGTAGTTTTATTTCCACCTACATCACACATAGTTTTTAATAATGTATAAGATTTTTTTACTATTTTTTTTCATTACTATAACCCTTGCAAAACCTCTGCAATACGATGGTTCTATCAATCTTTTTAGTAAAATTGGTTTCTTTAACAAAACCTATAATCCTATGCAAAATCTCTATCCTACAGATTCTTATGGTACTCTTTTAGCGCAAGGAAATATCACTTACTCCCCTTTTTCTTTCTTGCAATTCAAATTAGGTATAAGTGCCAATGGCATTATTTTAGATAGTACAAAGTTTCAAAATAAAAATACTCCCATAGCGCCAAATATTACCAGCTATATTGGATTTTACCAAGGACATAGCGGGATAAACACAGATACATTTCCACGATTTTTTATCCTACATAATGCCTTTTTATCCTTTCAAAATAAAAACTTAATGATAAAACTAGGGCGATATGAATTAGAAGATTATGATTTTTTTAGCGATTATAATCAAGGGATTGAATTACGCTATAGTTTACAAGATTTTTTATTTTATGGACTTTTTTCCGATGCAAGAGCTTCGGTTTACTCTGATTGGTTTTATGACTTTGGAAGATTTTATACACAAAATCATGAACTTTTTATTCTAGGAGCAAATTATCAAAGCCATTTTGGACTTTTATTAAAAACCCTTATTTATTTAAGCCCAAACTATTATACTGCTCCACAAATTAACCTTTGCTACACCTATCAAAATAAAAATTTTTCCTCAAAAACTACAATAATTTCGCTTTTTGCTTTTCATCACCACCTATCTGCACAACAAAATGATAGTATTGCTTTTGGAAGCCTTTTAGATTCTCAAGCACAAACTTTTATGTTTGAGCAAAATTTCACATATAAAAATTTTAACTTTGGTGGTAGTATCTACAAAAACTTTGGCAATGCAAATGGAAGAATCGGAATCTATGGGAACCCTGTTTCTGTAGATATTTGGGATGGTAGTCTCTATGATACGGGTGCACTAAGTGATATTGTAGGTAGAAATGCTTTAAGTGAAATTATTTATCTAGGATATAACCATAATTATTTCAACCTCAAAATCCAAGGACGCCACACCACGAGCCCTCGAAGCACGGAAAATGCAATAACACTTTATCTAGAATCACAAATCACACCAAAATTAAAATGGAATCTTAAATTACAATATCTTGATGATATTACACACAAAGGCTATACGCTAGGAGCAGTAGATATACACAATAATCCTATTGTTTTACACAAAGATATTCATAGTGATAGAAGCAAGTTTATTTTACAAATTATCTATAAAATATAATTACCCTACAAATATTTAAATAGAAACTATAGAATTGTCTTATTTCAATTATAAGGCTTTATCATGGACAAAATTTATCCGTTTTTTCTCATTATTCATCTTTTTTGTGCAATTATTTTTGTAGGCTATTTATTTTTTGATGTAGTAATACTTGCAAAAATAAAAACTAAAACAGATTCTCAAAAAACCCTTGATGCCATTTCACAAAAAATCACGCGTTTTATGCCCTTTGTGGTTTTGATGCTTTTTATCACAGGCGGTGCTATGGCAGGAAAATACTTTGCTCAACCATTAGAAAGCATGTTGCAAAAACTCCTTCTTATCAAAATATGTCTTGCAGCACTAATTTTTATTTTTGTAGTCTTCTCTCTTAGTTGCCATTTTATTTTTAAATGCAAAAATCCTTTGGGAAAATTCATTCATCCCATTATCTTTGTTTTATGTATTTTAATTATTACTCTAGCAAAATTTATGTTTTATCTCTAAAACCTTAGATTGTTCTAGGTTGTGTGGTGACAATCCATAATGCAGGCAACACAAACAAAGCAGCAAAAAAAGGATTGTATCCCACACCAAATATCTCTACAATCAAACCGCCAAAAAAAGATGCTAATGCGATCCCTACATTAAAAGATGCCTCATTAACACTTACCGCACTATCTTTAAAATCTTGTGCATATTTTTGTGCTGCAATCATTGCAAAAGATTTTAGTGGAGAAATCCCTGCAAAAGCAAAAAACCCCATGATAAACAAATTAATACTCACAAGTATTTGAGAATGTGCACTAATTCCCATGAGTGAAAAAAATATCACTTGACATACCAAAATTATACGCAATGCCATCACACTCCCTCTCAAATCTGTAAGCTTACCACCAAAAAGATTCCCTAATATTGCACCAAAACCATACACGAGCAACAAAATCCCAATAGCATGCTCATTAAAACCACTCAAAGTGGATAAAAAACTTGCAATATAAGTATAAAGAACAAAAGCACCCCCACAAGTTGCTGCAGTCAAACAATATACTTTTAGCAAAAAAGGAATCTTTAAAGCCTTATATAAAGAAGAAAAGTTTGCTTGTTTGCTCTCTAAATTTTTTGGCATCAAAAAGAATACTCCGATAAATGCACAGCTACTTAAAAATACAATGAAAAAAAATACACTTTGAAAGCCAAAAACCTGTCCTACAAAAGTCCCTAATGGAACACCACTTACCAATGCAATTGTTAGCCCTGATACCATAAGTGACAAAGAAGAGTTTTCTTTTCCTTTTGGCGCCACCATTAAAACACTCAAAGTTGCATTAACAAAAAATACACCATGCATACACCCTGCGATAAATCGAGCTAAAGCTGTTAAATAAAAATTTGTACTCAAACCAATCATTAAATTTGCAACAATAAAAATTGCCAAATTAATCAATAATTGTTTACGCCTATCTACATAACTCAATGGCACACTTAATAAAGGTGCGCCAATCACCACGCCAATTGCATAAATTGTCACCAAAAATCCTGCTTTTGATTCTGTAACTTCAAAAAACACTACTAATTTCGGTAAAATTCCCGCTACAACAAACTCTGTAACCCCCATACAAAAGGCACTTAATGCTAAAACTAAAATTGCTTGATAGCTTCTCATTTTTTTATCCTATTTATTAGTTCTAAGATTTTTAAACCCAAACTACTCATTGGCAAATCCTCAAAATCTCTAATTAATTCTGTATCTTTTGGCATAGTTGTAATTTTATACACCTCTGCTTGAATTCTATACTTTGTCCTTGTGTGTCGCACACTTCCAAGATATTCCTCCGTAGAAACTAAAATTTCAGGAAAACTATACAAATTATTCCATTTTTTATCCCTAAACATCGCAACTCCACCCCTCTCCTGATAAATTCCAAACCTTAGTACTAAATTTTCATATTCTATTTTCTTATGTAAAACAAAAGATAAGGGATCTTCCCTACCTTTACAGGTGCTATTAAGGGGGCAATTATAGCATTTTGGACTTTTTGCTGTGCAAACCAATGCCCCTAAATCCAACAAAGCCTGATTATGATCAAAGGGGTTTTGAAAATTTAAAAATTTTTCTGCATATTCTTTTAAAACTTTATGGCTAAAAGTTTGTAATCCAAAATATCGCACTAAAAATCTTTTGATATTTGTATCATAAAATCCTACTGCTTGATGATACCCAAAACACAAAATCGCTCCTGCTGTATAATCACCAATACCAGACAATGCCTTAAGTTCTGCAAAAGTATTTGGCAAGTTTCCTTGTGTATTTTGTGCACTTTTTAAAAGATTTTTGGCTCTAGAGTAATACCCCAGTCCTCTCCATAAAACCAATACCTCATCTTCTTTTGCTAATGAAAGGTCTTTAAAAGTAGGAAATTTTTGCATAAATCGATAAAAATAATCTAATACTACATTTACTTGCGTCTGCTGCAACATAATCTCACTGACATAAACCCCATAGGCCGCATTTTCCCCCACAAGATTCCGCCAAGGCAAATCCTTACGCCCATACAAACCATACCAACGCAATAAAGAATCATGAGCTTTTTGAAACAATCACAACCCCATTTTATGCGGATTTAAAATATTATTTGGATCAAAAGCTTTTTTAATCGCTCTAAAAAGCTCCATTTCATCTTCATTGAATGCTAGAGACATAAAAGGTGCTTTAGAAATACCTATACCATGTTCGCCACTTAATGTCCCTTCAAGCTCCACCACTAACATAAAAAGCTCTTTCACCGCCTCATAACCCTTTTTTAAATGTTCTTCATCTGGATTTTCTACCATAATATTTACATGCACATTACCATCACCTGCATGACCAAAACAAGGAATCTTAAAACCATATTTTCTACCTATGTCCTCAATCCCCTCCAAAAGTTTAGGCAAATTACTTCTTGGAACAGTAACATCTTCATTGAGTTTTTTTCCATAAATACTAAGGCTTTGAGAAGCATTACGCCGAAAAGACCAAATAAAATCTGCTTCCTCCTTGCTTTGTGATACTTTGAAATCTTGACATTGATTTTTTATAAAAATTTCTTGAATCTTATTTTTTTGATATTGCAAATATTCAACTATCTCCCCATCAATTTGCATTAAAAGCATTACTTGAGCATCAGAGGAAAAACTAGCGGGAAATCTTTTTTCTAACGCCCTTAAAGTCAAAGAATCTAAAAACTCCAACGCCACAGGCACAACACCACTTGTCATAATTTCATAAACCGCTTGCATTGCCTTTTGCATTTCTTGAAAAACACCCATTAAAACCTGCTGATATTTGGGCTTAACAAGCAATTTTAATGTAATTTCTGTAATTACTCCCAAAGTCCCCTCACTTGCACTAATAATACCCGCGAGA
This genomic window contains:
- the selA gene encoding L-seryl-tRNA(Sec) selenium transferase, whose product is MQKLLSLLPKIDNILKHKDFAHYNPVLLKQIAKEILQDIRKKILQKTIATTPRQEEIFSCIQKKYHQITTPSFQPLINATGIVLQTNLGRSIFSPSIIHKSLPLLSEYNNLEYDLMKGERGERYTHVKEIICALFECEDALVVNNNAAAVMLIINTFAKEKEVVISRGELVEIGGSFRIPEVIKQSGAKLIEVGATNKTHLKDYQNAINEETTMLLKVHQSNFSQTGFVQHVDFKEIKELAQKHNIIDYYDVGSGYIKGISCNEPSLIEIAKLSPSLVSFSGDKLLGGPQAGIIFGKTHLIEKLKKNHLLRALRIDKISLIFLQETLLAYLHNSLQEIPTIALLNQDTKEILQKAKDLLELLKNLKNFSTQIIPTTSKAGGGSLPDMIFDSYAIALQHNHKNVQNLSVKLRLQGLIARIKNNQILLDLRCINQEHFAKIQNILKDLD
- the argB gene encoding acetylglutamate kinase, giving the protein MNILLDSLPFIRQFQNQVMVIKYGGAAQINPDLKLSFAKDIALLHLLGIKVVIVHGGGRSINEMLDRLEIASEFVDGVRVTSQEAMPVVEMVLSGNINKELCDFLNTNGARAVGISGKDGHLFGAVSESGNYTGKITKVDPSLIYLLLDGGFVPVIAPIAYGESLKHEGFNINADYVACEIAKAINASKIIFLTDIKGVLDQNSKLIPTLDKELFETLKKENVITGGMIPKLQSCFECTKNNVQKAHIIDGRIKHSLLLELFTSGGIGTEIY
- a CDS encoding D-2-hydroxyacid dehydrogenase; the encoded protein is MKIICLDAKTLGDVNLDSLKEYGEFISYPTTSTQEIYERIQDATIVLTNKVPLKKEILQQCPHLKLIAIMATGMDIVDVAYAQEQGIVVKNVAGYSTKSVAQHTLVLALNLLSNLSYYDTYCKSGDWTKSDIFTHVQDGLAQLDSKQWGIIGLGSIGKEVAKLAEAFGAQISYASISQNKQDTHYTYKDLDTLLKTSDIISIHSPLTTQTKDLLNAKKLALLKDKAVLINVGRGGIVNEEDIAKELLMREIYFGTDVLEKEPMQKNHPFLNPLLHKKIIITPHIAWAYENSKNILVQKTLQNVKDFLQE
- a CDS encoding phosphatidate cytidylyltransferase is translated as MKLKKAFFSETKRYVTGVILIAILASCILIDIILDNVIFTWIILGVSFLLGFKEALRLFECKESYVPYLCLAIVLWCYTFFFETSIESALFFTMILAGILAYKQKITPKAILAFIYPTIPFIILFTLYRDFGVFIIVWLILIIAICDSAAYFGGRIFGKTPLSPTSPKKTIEGVIIGTLFSVVTGGIFGTYFLNYNLFFAFFISLIIAISGILGDLFESYLKRKANLKDSGNILPGHGGILDRFDAILFGAVTMHYILPSFLPNKSNSLFLLGNL
- the dxr gene encoding 1-deoxy-D-xylulose-5-phosphate reductoisomerase, whose protein sequence is MILLGSTGSIGTQTLKIAKAFNLQVEVLCAGKNISLLNQQIQTFDPKIVVIADKNDLPKLQAKNCKVLFGMDGILEAIRNSQSSLVVNALVGLSGLRPSLYAKTYQKTLALANKESLVSGGWLFDDYPIIPIDSEHFGIWYLLNNRPIKELVITASGGAFRDMTLDLIYQQTKENALKHPNWKMGHKITIDSATMVNKLFELLETKWLFNTSRVSAIIEKSSSVHALIHFIDGSMTAHFSLPDMALPIAYALDPKKATQENIIPSFPLEKLKNLHFESIDIQRYPIWQIKQELLNNPKLGAILNSANDILVHAFLENKILFGQIAENLLKIIEKFYNHTQNLNDIDSIFSLHQEIKQQITKTLDL
- a CDS encoding outer membrane family protein codes for the protein MKLKTIFLYLCTFIFAKDFSIEFTEYSKFGFNHSPIDYAKGTYPTESFGTIYSAINYNKILDNGFSFGASFAFGGLIFDDTKNNPDTKGGLAYKYVGYNSGFLGNIKATPSNTQNYFIKDLYFGYKNDSFSIQVGRFLLKSTEWLTGRHAAIEMHYKKGITDNYITVSEKKSSYGGKWLKTYRFINGTKMPAVILGSKITPKNFLIHTYLQFQLTRYIAPGIHLGYKKNISQKLSSHTDFYILAPFHFQEGRDKLSSYDTGDAPIIGMIDPKSPYLYGYQGRKVGKGGVVLTLKQSFDISSETMGKHNLGFQLYGTINNPNAFVGNNGNPIGIDAKDNTIYDRGTANNGLFDPDSFSAIFFWAKKGEKYTIKILNRTTTSRRVFEESLSIGTTYNIAKNLNIGINLTIFEVYTHKNYKIYKTYLQHSRWDDRSFISTYITHSF
- a CDS encoding outer membrane family protein; amino-acid sequence: MYKIFLLFFFITITLAKPLQYDGSINLFSKIGFFNKTYNPMQNLYPTDSYGTLLAQGNITYSPFSFLQFKLGISANGIILDSTKFQNKNTPIAPNITSYIGFYQGHSGINTDTFPRFFILHNAFLSFQNKNLMIKLGRYELEDYDFFSDYNQGIELRYSLQDFLFYGLFSDARASVYSDWFYDFGRFYTQNHELFILGANYQSHFGLLLKTLIYLSPNYYTAPQINLCYTYQNKNFSSKTTIISLFAFHHHLSAQQNDSIAFGSLLDSQAQTFMFEQNFTYKNFNFGGSIYKNFGNANGRIGIYGNPVSVDIWDGSLYDTGALSDIVGRNALSEIIYLGYNHNYFNLKIQGRHTTSPRSTENAITLYLESQITPKLKWNLKLQYLDDITHKGYTLGAVDIHNNPIVLHKDIHSDRSKFILQIIYKI
- a CDS encoding copper resistance protein CopD; this encodes MDKIYPFFLIIHLFCAIIFVGYLFFDVVILAKIKTKTDSQKTLDAISQKITRFMPFVVLMLFITGGAMAGKYFAQPLESMLQKLLLIKICLAALIFIFVVFSLSCHFIFKCKNPLGKFIHPIIFVLCILIITLAKFMFYL
- a CDS encoding MFS transporter produces the protein MRSYQAILVLALSAFCMGVTEFVVAGILPKLVVFFEVTESKAGFLVTIYAIGVVIGAPLLSVPLSYVDRRKQLLINLAIFIVANLMIGLSTNFYLTALARFIAGCMHGVFFVNATLSVLMVAPKGKENSSLSLMVSGLTIALVSGVPLGTFVGQVFGFQSVFFFIVFLSSCAFIGVFFLMPKNLESKQANFSSLYKALKIPFLLKVYCLTAATCGGAFVLYTYIASFLSTLSGFNEHAIGILLLVYGFGAILGNLFGGKLTDLRGSVMALRIILVCQVIFFSLMGISAHSQILVSINLFIMGFFAFAGISPLKSFAMIAAQKYAQDFKDSAVSVNEASFNVGIALASFFGGLIVEIFGVGYNPFFAALFVLPALWIVTTQPRTI
- a CDS encoding A/G-specific adenine glycosylase, which codes for MFQKAHDSLLRWYGLYGRKDLPWRNLVGENAAYGVYVSEIMLQQTQVNVVLDYFYRFMQKFPTFKDLSLAKEDEVLVLWRGLGYYSRAKNLLKSAQNTQGNLPNTFAELKALSGIGDYTAGAILCFGYHQAVGFYDTNIKRFLVRYFGLQTFSHKVLKEYAEKFLNFQNPFDHNQALLDLGALVCTAKSPKCYNCPLNSTCKGREDPLSFVLHKKIEYENLVLRFGIYQERGGVAMFRDKKWNNLYSFPEILVSTEEYLGSVRHTRTKYRIQAEVYKITTMPKDTELIRDFEDLPMSSLGLKILELINRIKK
- a CDS encoding FAD-linked oxidase C-terminal domain-containing protein, yielding MLAREHFLFFQNIVGELECRQEEAYLRAYAYDATREIYQPDCVLYPQNEDQISQILTYCNTHHIPVVPRGAGSGMSGGALSIEGGVVLAMEKYFNQILEIDKKNLIARVQPAVINKDFQKVVEKEGLFYPPDPASQDFSTLGGNVSENAGGMRAVKYGITKDYVMALRIVLPNGKIIRAGKKTIKDVAGYNLAGIISASEGTLGVITEITLKLLVKPKYQQVLMGVFQEMQKAMQAVYEIMTSGVVPVALEFLDSLTLRALEKRFPASFSSDAQVMLLMQIDGEIVEYLQYQKNKIQEIFIKNQCQDFKVSQSKEEADFIWSFRRNASQSLSIYGKKLNEDVTVPRSNLPKLLEGIEDIGRKYGFKIPCFGHAGDGNVHVNIMVENPDEEHLKKGYEAVKELFMLVVELEGTLSGEHGIGISKAPFMSLAFNEDEMELFRAIKKAFDPNNILNPHKMGL